From one Ctenopharyngodon idella isolate HZGC_01 chromosome 15, HZGC01, whole genome shotgun sequence genomic stretch:
- the mgat1a gene encoding alpha-1,3-mannosyl-glycoprotein 2-beta-N-acetylglucosaminyltransferase a, which produces MLRKKSSLVICGAFIFLAWNVILIFVFLRRPSTQGFQDSHGEPGNAGDAAEGGKFGNIMNEVMRVADAFEAELDSQRKILLQIQNQWSVWENKGSVTAAKPNSAPVVIPILVIACNRVTVKRCLDKLIELRPSAELYPIIVSQDCGHAETSDVIASYGSQLTHIKQPDLSDISVPSQHKKFQGYYKISRHYRWALSQVFNTFSYSTVVVVEDDLEVASDFFEYFRSLHPILKSDPTLWCVSAWNDNGREGFVDPGKASLLYRTDFFPGLGWMLTKDLWTELEPKWPASFWDDWMRHPDQRRDRSCIRPEISRTLTFGRKGVSLGQFYDKYLRFIKLNSEFVPFTKMDLSYLEKKKYDENFEKEVYSASVVTVEDLQSGKLSGSGPFRVQYSSPDSFKTLARNLGVMDDLKSGVPRAGYRGVVTFLFRGKRVYLAPPAGWSQYDPSWS; this is translated from the exons ATGCTCCGCAAGAAAAGTTCTCTTGTCATTTGTGGTGCTTTCATATTTTTAGCTTGGAATGTCATTCTTATTTTTGTCTTCTTGAGACGCCCTTCCACTCAAGGGTTTCAGGACAGCCATGGTGAACCTGGTAACGCTGGGGACGCAGCCGAAGGAGGCAAGTTTGGAAATATTATGAATGAAGTGATGCGCGTAGCCGATGCATTTGAAGCTGAACTTGATTCGCAGAGGAAGATCCTATTGCAAATCCAGAACCAGTGGTCAGTTTGGGAGAACAAAGGCAGTGTAACAGCTGCTAAGCCAAATTCAGCTCCGGTGGTCATCCCTATTTTAGTCATTGCCTGCAATCGTGTGACAGTGAAACGCTGTCTTGACAAACTCATTGAGCTCCGACCTTCGGCCGAGCTCTACCCCATCATAGTGAGCCAGGACTGCGGACATGCAGAAACGTCTGACGTGATTGCTTCGTATGGCAGTCAGCTCACCCATATCAAACAGCCTGATCTTTCAGATATCTCAGTACCTTCACAGCATAAGAAGTTCCAGGGTTACTACAAAATCTCACGGCATTATCGTTGGGCACTCAGCCAGGTTTTCAACACCTTTTCGTACTCAACGGTTGTCGTTGTGGAGGATGATTTGGAG GTGGCCTCTGATTTTTTTGAGTACTTCAGATCGCTTCATCCGATTTTAAAATCGGACCCAACTCTGTGGTGCGTGTCTGCCTGGAATGATAATGGCAGGGAAGGATTCGTAGACCCTGGAAAAGCGAGCTTGTTGTACAGGACGGATTTTTTCCCAGGCTTGGGCTGGATGCTCACAAAGGATCTCTGGACAGAGCTTGAGCCAAAATGGCCGGCCTCGTTTTGGGATGACTGGATGCGGCACCCCGATCAGCGCAGAGACAGGTCCTGCATCAGGCCGGAAATTTCCAGAACTTTAACATTCGGCAGGAAGGGTGTGAGTTTGGGGCAGTTTTATGACAAGTACCTCCGCTTTATTAAGCTCAATAGCGAATTTGTGCCTTTTACAAAAATGGACCTGTCGTATTTAGAAAAGAAGAAGTATGATGAGAACTTTGAGAAGGAGGTTTACAGTGCTTCGGTTGTCACCGTGGAGGACTTGCAGAGTGGGAAACTGTCTGGGTCTGGGCCATTTCGGGTGCAGTATTCTAGTCCTGACAGTTTTAAAACATTGGCTCGCAATCTTGGTGTAATGGACGACCTGAAGTCAGGAGTCCCACGAGCTGGGTATAGAGGTGTAGTTACTTTCCTTTTTCGTGGAAAGAGGGTCTATttagcaccacctgctggttgGAGTCAATATGATCCAAGCTGGAGTTGA